In Chaetodon trifascialis isolate fChaTrf1 chromosome 4, fChaTrf1.hap1, whole genome shotgun sequence, one DNA window encodes the following:
- the LOC139329831 gene encoding uncharacterized protein isoform X1, with translation MMSKKIPQCSAVDQLDDQPPSNCQVDRSVNAALGCRNKAESGQRNGETASSSPESGSLNGDGKRSGKNRRRKKRSSNPESRPEGKVDSKTKNEDKPDKRTSQPPDPRAGLIGLQSECANVWFERSVYERAESLYQCWLASSSNGNTQSNRSPPAPGKQSKSPSAVTPSSSGLVCHHGDQVACHHVVQAVWVNKTTFDQAERRFVEESMPSIPNSLALPSQPNRSIPPRTPDEGYQSLAQTPATPVIQQAAVTPTNRQSINGLPRVPVELLRDVWLEKPLYDRAEAAFYQNLYGNNSSKRSSCSSTARSSDHPQSLVEEEEEEEEEDEEVVVEEKRVVPQGKAEVFHALLPIQEEEEPADVPEKEEVSGAGVRYFIHPDSERVWLDKWRYDAAESRFHGYSGSEAVVAKKGWRPEAATVASTAPLRDNTMSSVDFLAQEKIWFDKPRYDEAERRFYEHMNGSSQPTQDVGANTILQDIARARENIQKSLAGLKTTLCNRGSDQPPLSQQSQLSSSGAADQGELISRIKSLEVENQSLHKVVDDLRAALSKLECRVAVLEKSPVAVAPAPTPSVPYTNGTTVQQKTSAPVKEEEEEEDDDDIDLFGSDEDEEAEKLKEQRLKEYAEKKAKKPGIIAKSSILLDVKPWDDETDMVKLEECVRSVQADGLLWGTSKLVPVGYGIKKLQIACVVEDDKVGTDMLEEEIVKFEDYIQSVDVAAFNKI, from the exons ATGATGTCTAAGAAGATCCCCCAGTGCTCTGCAGTGGATCAGTTGGATGATCAGCCTCCCAGCAATTGTCAGGTGGACCGGTCTGTGAACGCAGCACTGGGGTGTAGGAACAAGGCTGAATCAGGTCAAAGAAATGGAGAGACCGCGTCATCATCCCCAGAGAGCGGAAGCTTGAATGGAGATGGAAAGCGCAGTGGGAAGAACCGCCGCCGCAAGAAACGTTCCTCCAATCCAGAGAGTCGCCCTGAGGGGAAGGTCGACAGTAAGACCAAGAATGAGGACAAGCCAGACAAAAGGACCAGCCAGCCACCAGACCCCCGTGCTGGACTGATTGGCCTGCAGTCTGAGTGTGCAAATGTCTGGTTTGAGCGCAGCGTCTACGAGCGAGCCGAGAGCCTCTACCAGTGCTGGTTGGCGAGCTCCTCCAATGGGAACACCCAGTCAAACCGGTCACCTCCAGCTCCAGGCAAACAATCAAAGTCTCCATCGGCTGTCACGCCATCTTCCTCAGGACTGGTGTGTCACCATGGCGATCAGGTGGCCTGCCACCATGTCGTCCAAGCTGTGTGGGTGAACAAGACGACCTTTGACCAAGCAGAACGCCGCTTTGTTGAAGAGTCAATGCCATCCATTCCAAACTCTCTGGCTCTGCCATCCCAGCCTAACCGCTCCATCCCACCCAGAACACCCGATGAAGGATATCAGTCTCTAGCCCAGACTCCCGCCACGCCGGTCATCCAACAAGCAGCTGTCACACCAACCAACAGACAGTCAATTAACGGACTGCCCCGCGTCCCCGTGGAGCTGCTAAGAGATGTGTGGCTGGAGAAGCCGCTCTATGACCGAGCTGAAGCGGCCTTCTACCAGAATCTGTACGGTAACAATTCCTCCAAACggtccagctgctcctccactgCCAGAAGCAGCGACCACCCTCAAAGCCTtgtagaagaggaggaggaggaggaggaagaagatgaggaagtgGTGGTAGAGGAAAAACGGGTGGTCCCGCAAGGTAAAGCAGAAGTCTTCCACGCTCTGCTGCCTattcaggaggaagaggagccagcTGATGTCCCGGAGAAGGAAGAGGTGTCCGGGGCCGGAGTCCGCTACTTCATTCACCCAGACAGCGAGCGGGTGTGGCTGGACAAGTGGCGGTATGATGCTGCAGAGAGCCGTTTCCATGGTTACAGTGGGAGTGAAGCTGTGGTGGCGAAGAAGGGTTGGAGGCCAGAAGCAGCAACAGTTGCCTCCACCGCCCCACTGAGGGACAA CACCATGAGTTCAGTGGACTTTCTGGCCCAGGAGAAGATCTGGTTTGACAAACCTCGCTATGACGAGGCAGAAAGACGCTTTTATGAGCACATGAACGGCTCCTCACAACCAACACAG GATGTTGGAGCTAACACCATCCTGCAAGACATCGCTCGGGCCCGAGAGAACATCCAGAAATCTCTAGCAGGA ctgaAGACTACACTGTGTAACAGAGGGTCTGATCAGCCTCCCCTGAGCCAACAGTCCCAGCTT agcagcagcggtGCAGCTGATCAAGGAGAGCTCATTTCTCGCATCAAGAGCCTGGAGGTGGAGAACCAGAGCTTACACAAAG TGGTGGATGACTTGAGGGCTGCACTCTCCAAACTGGAGTGTCGGGTAGCAGTTCTGGAGAAATCTCCTGTGGCTGTGGCCCCGGCTCCCACTCCTTCAGTTCCCTACACAAAT GGCACTACCGTCCAGCAGAAGACCAGCGCCCCagtaaaagaggaggaggaagaggaggatgatgatgacattGACCTGTTTGGCAGCGATGAAGACGAAGAGGCAGAGAAACTCAAAGAACAGAGGTTGAAAGAGTACGCAGAGAAGAAGGCCAAGAAGCCTGGTATCATCGCCAAGTCTTCCATTTTATTGGATGTCAAACCT TGGGATGATGAAACGGACATGGTGAAGCTGGAGGAGTGTGTGCGCTCGGTGCAGGCTGACGGCCTGCTATGGGGCACGTCCAAACTGGTTCCTGTGGGTTATGGCATCAAGAAGCTCCAGATCGCATGCGTGGTGGAGGACGACAAGGTGGGAACAGACATGCTGGAGGAAGAGATCGTCAAGTTTGAAGACTAC ATCCAGAGCGTCGACGTAGCAGCTTTCAACAAGATCTga
- the LOC139329831 gene encoding uncharacterized protein isoform X2 — protein MMSKKIPQCSAVDQLDDQPPSNCQVDRSVNAALGCRNKAESGQRNGETASSSPESGSLNGDGKRSGKNRRRKKRSSNPESRPEGKVDSKTKNEDKPDKRTSQPPDPRAGLIGLQSECANVWFERSVYERAESLYQCWLASSSNGNTQSNRSPPAPGKQSKSPSAVTPSSSGLVCHHGDQVACHHVVQAVWVNKTTFDQAERRFVEESMPSIPNSLALPSQPNRSIPPRTPDEGYQSLAQTPATPVIQQAAVTPTNRQSINGLPRVPVELLRDVWLEKPLYDRAEAAFYQNLYGNNSSKRSSCSSTARSSDHPQSLVEEEEEEEEEDEEVVVEEKRVVPQGKAEVFHALLPIQEEEEPADVPEKEEVSGAGVRYFIHPDSERVWLDKWRYDAAESRFHGYSGSEAVVAKKGWRPEAATVASTAPLRDNTMSSVDFLAQEKIWFDKPRYDEAERRFYEHMNGSSQPTQDVGANTILQDIARARENIQKSLAGSSSGAADQGELISRIKSLEVENQSLHKVVDDLRAALSKLECRVAVLEKSPVAVAPAPTPSVPYTNGTTVQQKTSAPVKEEEEEEDDDDIDLFGSDEDEEAEKLKEQRLKEYAEKKAKKPGIIAKSSILLDVKPWDDETDMVKLEECVRSVQADGLLWGTSKLVPVGYGIKKLQIACVVEDDKVGTDMLEEEIVKFEDYIQSVDVAAFNKI, from the exons ATGATGTCTAAGAAGATCCCCCAGTGCTCTGCAGTGGATCAGTTGGATGATCAGCCTCCCAGCAATTGTCAGGTGGACCGGTCTGTGAACGCAGCACTGGGGTGTAGGAACAAGGCTGAATCAGGTCAAAGAAATGGAGAGACCGCGTCATCATCCCCAGAGAGCGGAAGCTTGAATGGAGATGGAAAGCGCAGTGGGAAGAACCGCCGCCGCAAGAAACGTTCCTCCAATCCAGAGAGTCGCCCTGAGGGGAAGGTCGACAGTAAGACCAAGAATGAGGACAAGCCAGACAAAAGGACCAGCCAGCCACCAGACCCCCGTGCTGGACTGATTGGCCTGCAGTCTGAGTGTGCAAATGTCTGGTTTGAGCGCAGCGTCTACGAGCGAGCCGAGAGCCTCTACCAGTGCTGGTTGGCGAGCTCCTCCAATGGGAACACCCAGTCAAACCGGTCACCTCCAGCTCCAGGCAAACAATCAAAGTCTCCATCGGCTGTCACGCCATCTTCCTCAGGACTGGTGTGTCACCATGGCGATCAGGTGGCCTGCCACCATGTCGTCCAAGCTGTGTGGGTGAACAAGACGACCTTTGACCAAGCAGAACGCCGCTTTGTTGAAGAGTCAATGCCATCCATTCCAAACTCTCTGGCTCTGCCATCCCAGCCTAACCGCTCCATCCCACCCAGAACACCCGATGAAGGATATCAGTCTCTAGCCCAGACTCCCGCCACGCCGGTCATCCAACAAGCAGCTGTCACACCAACCAACAGACAGTCAATTAACGGACTGCCCCGCGTCCCCGTGGAGCTGCTAAGAGATGTGTGGCTGGAGAAGCCGCTCTATGACCGAGCTGAAGCGGCCTTCTACCAGAATCTGTACGGTAACAATTCCTCCAAACggtccagctgctcctccactgCCAGAAGCAGCGACCACCCTCAAAGCCTtgtagaagaggaggaggaggaggaggaagaagatgaggaagtgGTGGTAGAGGAAAAACGGGTGGTCCCGCAAGGTAAAGCAGAAGTCTTCCACGCTCTGCTGCCTattcaggaggaagaggagccagcTGATGTCCCGGAGAAGGAAGAGGTGTCCGGGGCCGGAGTCCGCTACTTCATTCACCCAGACAGCGAGCGGGTGTGGCTGGACAAGTGGCGGTATGATGCTGCAGAGAGCCGTTTCCATGGTTACAGTGGGAGTGAAGCTGTGGTGGCGAAGAAGGGTTGGAGGCCAGAAGCAGCAACAGTTGCCTCCACCGCCCCACTGAGGGACAA CACCATGAGTTCAGTGGACTTTCTGGCCCAGGAGAAGATCTGGTTTGACAAACCTCGCTATGACGAGGCAGAAAGACGCTTTTATGAGCACATGAACGGCTCCTCACAACCAACACAG GATGTTGGAGCTAACACCATCCTGCAAGACATCGCTCGGGCCCGAGAGAACATCCAGAAATCTCTAGCAGGA agcagcagcggtGCAGCTGATCAAGGAGAGCTCATTTCTCGCATCAAGAGCCTGGAGGTGGAGAACCAGAGCTTACACAAAG TGGTGGATGACTTGAGGGCTGCACTCTCCAAACTGGAGTGTCGGGTAGCAGTTCTGGAGAAATCTCCTGTGGCTGTGGCCCCGGCTCCCACTCCTTCAGTTCCCTACACAAAT GGCACTACCGTCCAGCAGAAGACCAGCGCCCCagtaaaagaggaggaggaagaggaggatgatgatgacattGACCTGTTTGGCAGCGATGAAGACGAAGAGGCAGAGAAACTCAAAGAACAGAGGTTGAAAGAGTACGCAGAGAAGAAGGCCAAGAAGCCTGGTATCATCGCCAAGTCTTCCATTTTATTGGATGTCAAACCT TGGGATGATGAAACGGACATGGTGAAGCTGGAGGAGTGTGTGCGCTCGGTGCAGGCTGACGGCCTGCTATGGGGCACGTCCAAACTGGTTCCTGTGGGTTATGGCATCAAGAAGCTCCAGATCGCATGCGTGGTGGAGGACGACAAGGTGGGAACAGACATGCTGGAGGAAGAGATCGTCAAGTTTGAAGACTAC ATCCAGAGCGTCGACGTAGCAGCTTTCAACAAGATCTga